The DNA sequence GGTAGCCATAATATCATTGTTGACAGCTCTGCAGATTGGGGTGTAAGTGACCCACTTGCCGTACCCAAGACCGCATCTTTAATGCTAAGGAACGGAATCGCCAAAGAAGATGTGATCAAGACTTGCTACCAAAATGCCCTCGATGTATTTTCGCAATCTGGCAAGATAGATGAAAGCCATTGGTTGGATGCTCCGGGGATCGACCAAAGTGAACTCTTCAACGACAATAGCGTGCTAAGGGGCCAAGAGCCTAGAATCGACAACGGGAAAATTGTTTGATGCGTAAGCTTAAGGCTTATTTACAGCTCTGTAGACCGGCAAATTTACCGACAGCTGCGGCCGACATTATGGCCGGGTTTGCATTGGCCGGATTCTGGGTCGCGAACCAAGAAAATGAGCATGGTTTTGAGGGGGTGTTGATGCCGATGTTTACATTGGTAACGGCCTCCATTCTTCTATATGCTGGCGGGGTGGTGCTGAATGATTTTTTTGATAGGGACATTGATAGGGTAGAGCGCCCCGAGCGCCCTATACCCAAAGGTGTTGTGCGAGCGGGTAATGTTCTGGCTTTTGGTTTGGTACTGCTACTGACGGGCGTACTATTGTCTTTTTTGTGGCATTCAACGAGTGGTTTCGTTTCTTTGGCATTGGCGTTTTCTATCGTGGCCTACGATGCCTTTTCAAAGAAAAGCAAAGTGTTGGGACCTTTGAATATGGGATTGTGCAGGGCATTGAATTTGCTCTTGGGAATATCTGTTTTTGGATATTTCACACATTTAGAATACCTGATCATACCCTTGATTTTCATTGCTGCGGTTACCCTTATCAGTCGTGGTGAAGTGCATGGCAATAACCAAAAATCCATTCTTTTGGCCGGAATTTTATATGTTTTGGTCATTTTTTGCGTTATTTTCTTTCAAGAGTCAAGGTATATGGTCAGTTTGCCATTTATCGTATTGTTTGCTTTGATGGTTTTTCTGCCACTGTTGAAAGCATATCGGGTCAATACGGCCGATAACATAAAAAAAGCGGTAAAAGCAGGTGTGCTGTCCATTATTTTACTCGATGCCGCCATTGTGGCGGGCCATTCTAACGTAGTAATTGCTCTTATGACTTTATTATTGTTGCCATTGTCGGTTTTGTTGTCAAAAGCGTTCGCAGTTACTTAATTTTGCAGAGTATGAAATCGGTTTCGACCATATCACAATCTTTTTCAGTGCAGTACAGCTATCGACTGTATTTTACCGACCACCTTTTTTCTCCAAAAAATACATTGTTTCAAGAGCTTATAAACACACGCACCGATGGCGAAAAGACCAAATTGCTGTTTGTTGTAGATGGGCAGGTAGCCGCAAAGCACCCATCATTGGTTCATGATATTGGTAATTATTGCCAGTGTTTTGACCATTTAGATTGTCTTGAAGTACTATTGGTGCCAGGCGGTGAACAAAGCAAGAATGAACACGAGAACCCAAAGAAGGTGTTAAGGGCCATCAATGAAAAAGGCATTTGCCGACATTCGTACGTGGTGGCCATAGGTGGTGGTGCCGTTATCGATATGGTAGGCTATGCCGCAGCAACTGCCCACAGAGGGGTTAGGCTTATTCGGGTACCAACGACCGTGCTTGCACAGAATGATGCCGCTGTAGGGGTCAAAAACGGAATCAATGAATTCGGAAAGAAGAATTTTTTGGGCACCTTTGCCATTCCAGATGCGATAGTCAACGACTTCACCTTTTTGTCCACTTTAGACCAACGCGATTGGATTTCAGGAATCGCCGAGGCCATAAAAGTGGCCTTGATAAAAGATGCTTCTTTTTTTGATTTCTTGGAAACCAATGCTGTAGCACTTGCCCAAAGGCAAAAAGACCCTATGCAACACTTGATTCATCGATGTGCTGAAATTCATATGCAACATATCGCTACAGGTGGTGACCCGTTCGAAAGCGGTTCTTCAAGACCTTTGGATTTTGGTCATTGGGCCGCGCACAAACTCGAGCAGATGAGTGACTATACATTGCGCCATGGCGAAGCGGTCGCGATGGGCATTGCGCTCGATGTTACCTATGCCAATTTGATTGGTCTGGCAGATGATAATGCTTTGGC is a window from the Muricauda sp. SCSIO 65647 genome containing:
- the eboC gene encoding UbiA-like protein EboC (EboC, a homolog the polyprenyltransferase UbiA, belongs to system of proteins involved in the trafficking of precursor metabolites to an extracytoplasmic compartment so that the biosynthesis of certain natural products, such as scytonemin, can be completed.) is translated as MRKLKAYLQLCRPANLPTAAADIMAGFALAGFWVANQENEHGFEGVLMPMFTLVTASILLYAGGVVLNDFFDRDIDRVERPERPIPKGVVRAGNVLAFGLVLLLTGVLLSFLWHSTSGFVSLALAFSIVAYDAFSKKSKVLGPLNMGLCRALNLLLGISVFGYFTHLEYLIIPLIFIAAVTLISRGEVHGNNQKSILLAGILYVLVIFCVIFFQESRYMVSLPFIVLFALMVFLPLLKAYRVNTADNIKKAVKAGVLSIILLDAAIVAGHSNVVIALMTLLLLPLSVLLSKAFAVT
- a CDS encoding 3-dehydroquinate synthase, encoding MKSVSTISQSFSVQYSYRLYFTDHLFSPKNTLFQELINTRTDGEKTKLLFVVDGQVAAKHPSLVHDIGNYCQCFDHLDCLEVLLVPGGEQSKNEHENPKKVLRAINEKGICRHSYVVAIGGGAVIDMVGYAAATAHRGVRLIRVPTTVLAQNDAAVGVKNGINEFGKKNFLGTFAIPDAIVNDFTFLSTLDQRDWISGIAEAIKVALIKDASFFDFLETNAVALAQRQKDPMQHLIHRCAEIHMQHIATGGDPFESGSSRPLDFGHWAAHKLEQMSDYTLRHGEAVAMGIALDVTYANLIGLADDNALARVLKVLGDIGFELQIPLKSKTEVDELLKGIEEFREHLGGQLTITLISGIGKKVDVHQIDLKKMHEAIALRSVGIEELSYRYDG